In Thermothelomyces thermophilus ATCC 42464 chromosome 2, complete sequence, a single window of DNA contains:
- a CDS encoding carbonic anhydrase-like protein (hypothetical carbonic anhydrase) has translation MSAIQQNVEAASASYSASFDKGHLALPPAKKYLVLTCMDARIDPARAFGIELGDAHVIRNAGASAVEGLRSIVISEQLLGTNEIVLVKHTGCGMLTFKNEDAYGIVEKNLGQAAVEELRERKIDFLPFPELEQAVKNDVEFLKASKLVPESVTISGWIYEVETGKTRRVV, from the exons ATGAGCGCCATCCAGCAGAACGTcgaggccgcctcggccagctACTCGGCCTCCTTCGACAAGGGCCACCTCGCCCTGCCGCCGGCCAAGAAGTACCTCGTCCTCACCTGCATGGACGCTCGCATCGATCCCGCCCGGGCCTTTGGCATTGAGCTGGGCGACGCCCACGTCATCCGCAAT GCGGGTGCGTCAGCGGTCGAGGGGCTCCGGTCCATTGTCATCAGCGAGCAGCTGCTGGGCACCAATGAGATTGTGCTCGTCAAGCACACCGGGTGCGGCATGCTGACGTTCAAGAACGAGGATGCCTATGGCATCGTGGAGAAGAACCTCGG ACAAGCGGCGGTTGAGGAGCTCAGGGAAAGGAAGATCGATTTCTTGCCTTTCCCCGAGCTCGAGCAGGCAGTCAAGAACGATGTTGAGTTTCTGAAGGCGTCCAAGCTGGTGCCGGAGTCGGTGACCATCAGCGGGTGGATTTACGAGGTCGAGACTGGGAAGACGAGGCGTGTGGTCTAA
- a CDS encoding extracellular membrane-like protein (Extracellular membrane-like protein (8-cysteine region, CFEM)), producing the protein MQFSTVVVAALAAVASASPAVKRQAACPEVDQIPKCGYDCIVNAAADLGCQADNYKCMCDQFDALRSGAATCVLSNCGLDGALEVISAAEAVCAACA; encoded by the exons ATGCAGTTCTCTACCGTCGTCGTTGCCGCCCTTGCCGCCGTGGCGTCCGCCAGCCCTGCCGTCAAGCGCCAGGCAGCGTGCCCCGAGGTGGACCAGATTCCCAAGTGCGGT TACGACTGCATCGtcaacgccgccgccgacctcgGCTGCCAGGCCGACAACTACAAGTGCATGTGCGACCAGTTCGACGCCCTCCGGTCCGGCGCGGCCACGTGCGTCCTCAGCAACTGCGGGCTCGATGGTGCCCTCGAGGTCATCTCTGCCGCTGAGGCCGTCTGTGCAGCTTGCGCTTGA
- a CDS encoding glycoside hydrolase family 30 protein (CAZy_ID 267893) — MINSSPLLGLALVLATSPLASADSTTIINAGSNWGTWEGWGTSLAWWAKQFGNRDDLADAFFTLKSTTVNSETLPGLGFNIVRYNAGASSWNAVGDERMVESPNIRRSRQMEGFWLDWHDTDPTSSSWDWTVDANQRSALQKAIARGANRTELFSNSPMWWMCKNHNPSGSSDGSENIQSWNLEQHAVYMANVAMMYRDRWGIRFESVDPFNEPSANWWKADGTQEGCHIDVSTQATIVGHLANHLSQRGLSTVITASDESYYDQALHTLQTIGSSALSRISRIHVHGYQYGSGNRAGLREAAAAAGKRVWNSEYGDGVASGENMARYLLQDLRQLRPTAWVYWQVLDGGGWGLLDADNDAGRLGGPTQKYFVLAQFARHIRPGMRILDGGADNVVAAYDAAAAKLIIVAVNWDAPQYINFDLSRFAGRPADGTAVPRWSTQIGSGDRYVHHEGDTTISGTKFWSYFERNMVQTFEVAGVRL; from the coding sequence ATGATTAATTCGTCTCCTTTGTTGGGGTTGGCCTTGGTGCTGGCCACCAGTCCCCTGGCGAGCGCCGACAGCACCACAATCATCAACGCTGGCTCAAACTGGGGCACTTGGGAAGGTTGGGGCACGTCTCTGGCATGGTGGGCCAAGCAGTTCGGCAACCGCGATGACCTGGCCGATGCCTTCTTCACCTTAAAGTCGACGACGGTGAATTCGGAGACGCTGCCCGGGCTTGGCTTCAACATTGTGCGTTACAACGCGGGCGCGTCGAGCTGGAACGCGGTCGGAGATGAGAGGATGGTCGAGTCCCCCAACATCCGGCGGTCGCGCCAGATGGAGGGGTTCTGGCTGGACTGGCACGACACGGACCCGACCTCATCGAGCTGGGACTGGACCGTGGACGCGAACCAGAGGTCGGCGCTCCAGAAGGCGATCGCGCGCGGGGCCAACAGGACGGAGCTCTTCTCCAACTCGCCCATGTGGTGGATGTGCAAGAACCACAACCCGTCCGGGTCCAGCGACGGCAGCGAGAACATCCAGTCGTGGAACCTGGAGCAGCACGCCGTCTACATGGCCAACGTTGCCATGATGTACCGGGACCGGTGGGGCATCCGGTTCGAGAGCGTCGACCCGTTCAACGAGCCGTCGGCCAACTGGTGGAAGGCCGACGGGACGCAGGAGGGTTGTCATATCGACGTCTCGACCCAGGCCACCATCGTGGGGCACCTGGCCAACCACCTGTCCCAGCGGGGGCTGTCGACCGTCATTACGGCGTCGGATGAGTCCTACTACGACCAGGCCCTCCACACGCTCCAGACGATCGGCAGCAGCGCGCTCAGCCGCATCAGCCGCATCCACGTGCACGGGTACCAGTACGGGAGTGGCAACCGGGCGGGCCTGcgcgaggcggcggcggcggcggggaagCGGGTGTGGAACAGCGAGTATGGCGACGGGGTGGCCTCGGGCGAGAACATGGCGCGGTATCTGCTGCAGGATCTGCGGCAGCTCCGGCCGACCGCCTGGGTGTACTGGCAGGtgctcgacggcggcggctgggGCCTGCTGGACGCCGACAACGACGCGGGCCGGCTGGGAGGTCCCACGCAAAAGTACTTTGTGCTCGCCCAGTTCGCCCGGCACATCCGGCCCGGCATGCGCAtcctcgacggcggcgccgacaACGTGGTGGCCGCctacgacgccgccgccgccaagctCATAATCGTCGCCGTCAATTGGGATGCCCCGCAGTACATCAACTTTGACCTGTCGCGCTTCGCCGGGCGCCCTGCCGACGGCACCGCCGTGCCCCGCTGGAGCACCCAGATCGGGAGCGGCGACCGCTATGTCCACCACGAGGGCGACACCACCATTAGCGGCACCAAGTTCTGGTCCTACTTTGAAAGGAACATGGTGCAGACCTTTGAGGTCGCCGGAGTGCGACTGTAA
- a CDS encoding glycoside hydrolase family 64 protein (CAZy_ID 268023), whose amino-acid sequence MPDSLQIQLVNQTTSNDVYAFITGLAIRNNMARVFLGADGRGLYYPEPPPPGRILQPLTQDCAIPLGPPGNTVTVTIPQMAGGRIWFSAEKQLTFLRNPGGPGGGAALVEPSVLNPSDPNAGVDFAFCEFTLNDDQLFANITYVDFVPRLPVSLTLRTRGGAVQHVSGMAHDGLERVCAGLREQAARDGWPWDKLIVQPEGHESPLRALNPTHGNAVGASFDGYFEPLVEDAWRKYSEFLQPQPQPQQQQQQQAEPSEEKRRHRFQLSFLSRGTDRLRPAPFSSSGLPPPIPPRPPTTLRINTQAAPGVLEGRVPAGSAELVIGGERFARPTTADILGCNSGPFAPGGASPARLAIIPRLAAAFQRGCVCAVRDHPSDPATFYPRDGRPANHYARVVHECNLDGKGYAFAYDDVQPDGGADQSGKVNAGDPDLLIVAVGGRGAYVGDRMP is encoded by the coding sequence ATGCCTGACTCGCTCCAAATCCAGCTCGTCAACCAGACGACATCCAACGATGTATACGCCTTCATCACCGGGCTCGCCATACGAAACAACATGGCCCGCGTATTTCTTGGGGCAGACGGAAGAGGCCTCTATTACCCcgaaccgccgccgcccggccGGATCCTGCAGCCGCTGACCCAAGACTGCGCCATCCCGCTCGGCCCCCCCGGGAACACCGTGACCGTGACCATCCCGCAGATGGCCGGCGGGCGCATCTGGTTTAGCGCCGAGAAGCAGCTGACCTTCCTGCGCAACCCGGGCggacccggcggcggcgccgccctcgtcgAACCCTCCGTCCTGAACCCGAGCGACCCGAACGCGGGCGTGGACTTCGCCTTTTGTGAGTTCACCCTCAACGACGACCAGCTGTTTGCCAACATCACCTACGTCGACTTCGTGCCCCGCCTGCCCGTCTCCCTGACCCTCCGGACGCGCGGGGGCGCGGTCCAGCACGTCAGCGGCATGGCACATGACGGCCTCGAGAGGGTCTGCGCAGGCTTGAGGGAGCAGGCCGCCAGGGACGGTTGGCCGTGGGACAAGCTGATCGTTCAGCCCGAAGGGCACGAGAGTCCCCTGAGGGCGTTAAATCCCACCCACGGCAATGCGGTTGGCGCCAGTTTCGACGGCTACTTTGAACCCCTCGTCGAGGACGCGTGGAGGAAATACTCGGAGTTTCTGCAGCCCCAGCCCCAGccgcaacagcaacagcaacagcaggcCGAACCATCCGAGGAAAAGCGCCGTCACCGATTCCAGCTTTCCTTCCTCAGCCGCGGGACCGACCGGTTGCGGCCGGCTCCGTTCTCTTCATCAGGACTACCACCACCAATACCACCGCGGCCACCCACCACCCTACGCATCAACACCCAGGCGGCGCCGGGCGTCCTCGAGGGGCGCGTCCCCGCCGGGTCGGCGGAGCTGGTGATCGGCGGGGAGCGGTTTGCGCGGCCGACGACGGCCGACATCCTGGGGTGCAACAGCGGGCCGTTCGCGCCGGGGGGGGCGTCGCCGGCGCGGCTGGCCATCATCCCGCGGCTGGCGGCGGCCTTCCAGCGCGGCTGCGTCTGCGCCGTGCGCGACCACCCCTCGGACCCGGCCACCTTCTACCCGCGCGACGGCCGGCCGGCGAACCACTACGCCCGCGTCGTGCACGAGTGCAACCTGGACGGCAAGGGGTACGCGTTTGCGTACGACGACGTCCAGcccgacggcggcgcggaCCAGAGCGGAAAGGTGAATGCCGGCGACCCGGACTTGCtcatcgtcgccgtcggcggtCGCGGCGCATACGTCGGGGATAGGATGCCgtga